DNA sequence from the Actinacidiphila yeochonensis CN732 genome:
CCAGTTGAGGAGCCACGAGGCCGCAATCGTGATGGCCTCGCTCTGTCCGTGAACGGTGTGACCGTGGATGGCCGCGACGGCCAGGAAGGCGAGGGGGCCGGCGATACCGTGGGCGAGTCCCGTTGTGGCTGCCCCGGAAGCGGGTATGGGCGTCACGGTGCGCAGATGGTGTTCGTGCGTTGGCAACCACCAACCCGGGTAGGGCAAAGGCGGCGCGACGATCATGCTGCTGAGGGTGGTCAGAGCGGCGTTGATGCCTGGTTCGGCGGCGTCATGATGTCCGGTCTGGTCTGCTGCAAGGAGAAGACGGCCGATGCCCGCAAGCCCCTTGATCGCGTCGTAGACAGCCCAGGGAGTTCCCTGGTCCCCTCGTTGGAGACGGTCACGCTGATGGCTGGCAAGACCTGTGGCGCGAGCGGAGAGCCAACCGACGGCGTTTTCGACATCTGTGTCACGGCGGTGGGCTGCGGGGAGGTAGGGGTTTCCAAGGATCAGGGAGGCAGCGAGGGCACCGGGGCCTCGGTAGATGCCGTCCGGGGTGCTGCCTTTGAGGAGACGGGCGGCAGCGTCCCAGTGCCGGCCCACAGCGTGCGCGAGCGCCGGGTCGGCGTCGGAGAGAACAGCGAGGGTGAGTGCCGTGCCGCAAAGACCGTCGTTGAGTGTCGCGGCACGGGCGGGACCGAGCGCGTGGATGAGCCGGTCGGGGTCGACGATTGCACGGGTTGTCGTCTCGATGAATTCCTGCACCCCGCTGGTCATTCGCGGTAGAGAAGGTCAAGGGCCAGGGAACGGGCGATTCGTTCGGCGGATGAGTCGAGGCCGAGGAGTCGGTTGCAGTGCATGTGGATCACGTCGGAGGCGACACGAGGCGCGATATGGGGCTGCAGCCGGTCGGCCAGTTCGGTGAGTGCTGCCCGGTGTGTTTGCTCCTTCGTGGCAGGAAGCGTGGCCTGGTGCTCGCGTGCGACCGTCCGCGCCTCTTCGCGAAGTCGCCGCTCGGACAGGCTCAGGCGGCTGGCTCGGGAGACGGCACGTAGGGCTTGACCGGGAGCCAGTACGGCGGCGATTGCCTGGATGTTGCCGGAGGCCAGGATGAGGCGGTCGCGTTCGTTGAACTCCAGGGCCCAGCAGGCGAGGTCACTGTCACTGGAGAAGACGGCTTCGGCGGCCTCAATGGCATCAGGACCGCCGTACCGCTGAGTCTCGCGGACATACGGCTCGGCATACAACAGGCCGTCGCTCAAGCGCTGGTCGGCGAGGAGTGCGGCCCACTCGCCGAGCATTTCGCGGATCGGAGCGAGGTCTGCCGGGTTCTCTGCGCGAACTCGCACACGCACGTGATGGCCGAGAGACGGGGTGCGGTAGCGCAACCAGTAACCGAGCCGGGCGCCGTGGAAGATCGGAAGCTGTTGGAGCACAGCGTTCTGGTGACGCACGGGGACGGCCAGGGCAACGGAGATCCAGCCGTCGGTTGCTCCGGTCTCATCGCTGCGCCGGGGCCGGACAGCGGTCCGCGGGTCAGGCACGGGGATTGACGCCTCCGAGTGGCGCCGGTCGAGAGGAACGACGAGTTCAAGGAGGTGTCTACCGTGCGGGGACTCTACGGGAGCGTCGCTTGGGAAGTAGCCGAGGGCTTCGGCGATCGTACGGGCACCGGCGGATACGGTGCGGCGCAGAATCTCTTGATGTTGGGGCTCGGTGAGGTCGATCAGCAGGTGCCGGTCTGATTCCTCGGCGAGGACGAGGGTCGGCACGCTGGGCTGGACGCGCGTGAGCCAGTCGTCCAGCTGTTTGACCCAGTCCGTGCGTCGCCCCGCTGCCGCGATGAGCCCGTCTGGGAGGCGCCAACGCTGCGGGAGGAAAACCGTTCCGCGGTAGGTGACTCGGGGGGTATACGACGCATGCGGAAGAACCGGCGCCCAGGTAAAGGGATGCCACGGGCGTTCGCCGTCGTGGCCGAGCAGATAGAGGAGTTGCGCTGCGGGTGGGATCAGCTCTCGCGTGATTCTGCTGAGGAGTACCGGCCTTACAGGTGCGTCGAGTTGACGCGACCAGAGGATGAGCCGGTTGCCGGTGGACGCGATGGCGAGGTCCGTCGGGAGGAGGTCGCCACCGCGAGGCGGCACACCGACGGGGATGCGATGGGGAAGGGCTTCGGTGGGCGTCGCGAGAGCGGCGGTACGAGCGGTCAGCGGCCGGCAAGCAATCTCCGCCATGACGGGAGCGTCTCGCTCGCTCAGCGACGTGGTCGGTATCAGCTCAGGCAGGAGGTGCCTGAAGCGGGCCGAGGCTGAACCGGCGTCCTGAGCGGCATGCGGTCCGACGACCAGATTGAGGGTGCCGTCCGGCTGGCAGATGACGCGCACGTGGATCTCTGCCGTGTACGGCGGCTCCGGGCCCTCTGCTGCCTCCAGGTAGAGGACATCTCGGCAGGTAAGAGCGATCTCGGGGAGGCCCTGCGCAAGCGCTTCGGTGTAGAGGGCTGTCAGGTAGCGGGCACGAGCATCGTCAAGGCCACTGCGCGCGCCGACGCTGTCCTCAGGAGTCGGGGGGCCGACTCCCATGACGGGGTCGATAGCTTCCAGCAAGGGGACAAGCCGGTGTCGCCCGAACAACTCCGTGAAGCGCCTCGTCCACGTCTCCAGCGGACCTGTGCGGTGGCCGATCCGCCAGAGTACTGATGCGGCCTCAGCGGCGCGGGCGCCAACGGTAGCGGGTAGGTGCAGTTCGGTGTCCATTGCGGTGTCGACGGTGAACGGCCGATCCACGGTGTGGAGGCGGTCGGCGACGCCACGAGCCTGCCGGAGCAGCCCGAGGCGATGTTCGCTGCCGGGCGGATGTTGGTCGGCGCGGCGCAGGAGGCTGCGCAAGTCGGCCAACGGCGCGACCTCTGGTCGCTCTTGGCCGAGCCGTTGGACGAGATGCTGCAGCGGATCCGCTCGCAGATCTTCCGGAAGCAGGTCGGTCAGGAGAAGTCCGGTGCGGACGAGATGGACGATGGCTGTGCGGGCCTTCGTCTCGTCGGCGGCGGGGTAACGGGCCTGGATCTTGTCGATCAGCTGCCGCGCAGGGACTGGAGTGCCGCATTCGCTCAGGAGCCAGTCGGACAGTTCGGTGGAGGCGACCGAGCCGAGTACGGCATCGCCGTCCTGACTTCGGTGGACGGCCTCCCAGCGTCCGCCTCGACAGACGGCCAGGTTATTCGCGGTAACAGCAAGCTGCGGCAGAGCAACTTCCACGTGGCAGTCGGCAACCGCCAGCAGCCAGGCGGGGGCCGGTAGCGTCAGTACTCGGTAACGCCCGTCCGAACGCACCCGAGTCTGCTCCGGCCCGTCGAGGACCGCGACGCCGGCTGCGCACCATACGCCGTTCGGCGTGGTGCGGGTCCCAGCGCGTAGAGCGTAGGCGGCACGCGCTGAAGCGGTACGGGGCGAAGGTGCGGCTTGGTCCAGGGAGCGGGAGGCCAGGAACACGCCCTCATCGAGCAGACCGGATCTCGGTTCCCTGAGAAAGGGAGTCAGGGGCACTCGGGCCATCGCTACTCTCCGGACCGCGAACAGATTGCGCATCAGGGGCCTTCCGAAGGGTGGCGGGGGGGCACCGGGCGCGCCGTCGTAAACGGCACGCCCGGCACCTAGGGTTGCTTGCCGGACATCAGTCAGGGATCAGGCAGCCGCTGGTGGGCCCCTGTGGCGGGGACTCGCCACAGCCGTCACCGGTCGTGTCACCATCGGTGTCGCCATCGGTGTCGAACGCCGAAATCGCGGTCATGCTCTGCTGCTGGGGGTCCAACGCGAACACGTCGAGTGTGTCCATTTCTTCCCTCCTTCCCTATGTCGGTGGTGGATACGACCCGGACGCGGGGCGTCCGGGAGATCAGAGCCGGCCTGGTCAGGGCCAGGTGAGGACCAGGCGGGGTTCCTGGTGGACCCCTTGGTGGACCAGGACGCGTCCGGTCGGTGACGCGGGGGCGTGTCCGACGCGGTAGAGCATCAGGGACGGTCCGGGGCCGCCGCGCTGCTCGCGGTCCCAGCCGCGCAGGTGCTCCACCATGCGCTCGGCGGGTTCGGGGTCGGGGCCGTGCCAGGCCACGCCGTACTCGTAGCGGGTACCGGTGCTGTCGGCGGCCCGCATCGTCACGTAGGCGAGGGTGGAACCGCTCCAGGTGGCGGAGCTGCCTCCTGACAGGGGCAGCAGGCCGCGCTCCGTGTCCTGGGGTTTCGCCGCGGAGGGGTGGAGCCGTCCGTAGCGGTCCAGGGCGGTGGCGAGCCAGAGGTCCACCACCGGACGGGTGTGCTCGGTCGCTCCGACCACGACGCCGCTCCACAGTTCCCTGCGGGTCTGCGACGCGGCGCCGGTGATCGTCGCGTCGGAGGGCAGCACGCTGTCGTGCACCCGCAGCCGTGCCCCATCGCCGAGCGCGAAGCCGACGCCTTGGTGCTGGTCTGTTCCTTCGCCGCGCATCCGCACGAAGCCGCACTGCTCCCAGCCGCCGCCACGCCAGTGGTCACCCTCGGCGGCGAACGTCAGCAGGCGCCCCATGCCGCGTACTCGCAGGGGGACGACGAGGCGTCCACCCGGTTCGAGTTGATCGAGCCAGGCGGGCTCGATCGAGGACGCCTGCACGGTGATCACGATCGCGTCGTAAGGGGCGTCGGCAGGGAGCCCGGCGCGGCCGTCGCCTTGGGCCACGTGTACGTCCTGCCAGGGGGTACCGGCCAGGCTGCGGCGGGCGCGTGCGACCACCTCGGGGTCGATGTCGATGCTCGTGACGCGCCCGCTCGGGCCTACCAGGTGGCGAAGCAGCGCCGCGTTCCACCCGCCGGAGCCGATCTCCAGGATGTGCTCACCGTCGTGCGGGGCCAGGCGCTCCAGCATCCCGGCGACCAGCCAGGGCGCGGACACCGAACTGGTAGGGGTGCCGTCGCCAGCCCGGTTGGTGAAGACGACCTCGTTGCCGTACGCCTCTCCCCGGGAGACCTCCGGCGGGATGAACCAACCACGGCGGACCGCCTCGAAGGCAGCCCCGACGCGATCGGTTCGCAGCCAGCCGGAGCTGCGGAGTTCCGCGACGAGGGTCGCGTTCAACCTCGCGTCCACGCCATCGGGCGAATCAGTGGTGAGCACAACTACCCCTTTTCTTCACGCAGTTACCTCCCGAGAACCTGGCATCCACATGCGCCCCCGTCGCCACGCCTCGCCGGTGCATCTCCCGCGGTGAGCAATCCGCGGTGGGGGCGGGCTCAGCCGGCCGGGGCGGTATCGCCCTCGTCGTCGGTGTCGTCCTCGGCGGAGGGGTGGGGCTTCGGGGTGGCCGCCGGGGCGTAGGGGTGGGAGAGGCGGGCGCCGCGGCTCTCGGCGACACGCAGCACGTCCTGGAGCGACTCGCTGAGCCGCCGCGCCAGGAACCGGATCTGCTGCGGGGTGGTCTTCGTGTCGTCGAGCAGGTCGCTCGCGTAGTCCAGCAGGTCGCCCGCCATGCCGAGTTGGACGCCCTCGATCTGGTCGGCGATCCGCGAGACCGGCCCGTCACCGCCGCCCAGCAGCAAGGCAGGCTTCCCCTCGGCGTTGGACCACGGCAACACCCGCACCCGCCTCACACCTTCGAAGCTCACGCCGCGACCTCCACCCGACGCTCGACCCGCACGCCCAGGTACACACCGTGGACGGTGACCAACAACCGCCGCCGGGGGCGCCGTTCCGACTGCCGACAGCCCTCCGAGTCCACGACGTACGGGCGGATGTACGCGACGTCCTCCCCACGCGACCGCCGGGGCAGCGTCGACTCCCGCACGACGGGCATCGGCCGGAGCCACACCGGCAACTCGGCCCGCGCCCCGCTCGGCACCACCGAAGCGGAGTCGGTGGCGGGCGCGGAAACGGGGACGACACGGTCCGGCGGCCCCTCGCCGCAACGGCACTGCCGCCCGAACGTCGGCGCCCAACGCGTCAGCGCGGCGAGGAGGCGGGAGAGGAGGTGGTGCATGGCTCACTCCGAACTGGACGGACACGGCCGGGTTCGCGGTGCGGTCTGCGACCCGCGCGCCACGATCCGTGATGAAAGCGGAACCGCTGTGTAGCGATCCACACACAGAGTGATACGAGGAGCGCTACGCTCGCTAGCCAGCAGAGGGTGACGCGGCACAGGTCACGGAGGGCTCATGTCGGAAGACAAGAAGTACGGCGAATGGATCCGCAAGCGCAGGCGCGAGGCGGGCCTGACGCAGGAGAAGTTGGCTGACCTAGCGTTCATGACGCGCTCGCACATCACCCACATTGAGGCTGGGCGCCGCAAGCCGTCCGAGGAGGATGCGCTTCGGCTCGACCAGGTACTTGGCACCGGAGACGTGCTCACCAGTTTCCGACCGCGACATGATGGCACTGTCGCCGACTACTTCGATCCCGCCCGCCAGCTGGAGCAGCAGGCTTCGCAAATCCGTGAGTTTGCGATGGTGTACGTACCGGGGATCCTCCAGACCGAGGCGTACGCGCGATCGGTGATCGGTTGCGCCTTCCCTCCGCACACCCCGCAGGAAGGTGACAAACACGTCATCACCCGACTAAACCGCGCGAAGATCCTTGAGCACCCAGTGAGCCCCGTAGTCTGGGCGCTGCTGGACGAGACAGTACTTCGACGGCCGGTCGGCGGCACACAGGTTATGGCCGAACAGATCGAGCACCTGGTCAGTTTGGTCGAGAGGGAGCGCATCCGACTCCACGTGCTTCCATTCGACTTGGGCACGCACAACCTCATGGATGGGATGCTCACACTCATGTGGTTTGAGGACCAGCCCCCGCTGCGTACACCGAAGGCGTGGCGGTCGGGCAGCTGCACGACTCGCCAGCACTCGTTCAGAATCTCCAGGATCGCTACGACCTCGTCTTGGGAGACGCACTCCCGCGACGAGAATCCCTCGCCTTCATGCAGGCCAGGGCAAAGGAATACAGAGGCCAATGATTAAGAACGTCATCCCCCACGCGTCCGCTCTGACCGGCTGGCGCAAGTCCTCTTACAGCAACAGCGAGTCCGGCAGCTGCGTCGAGATCGTGGACGGGTACAAGGCCGGTGTCCCCGTGCGGGACTCCAAGGACCCCAACGGGCCCGCCCTCCTCTTTCCCGCCCCCGCATGGTCGGCGTTCCTCGCCGAGGTGAAGGCAGGACACTTCACCGTCTGACCGCACCACTCCCGAAGGAAACGCCGTCATGACCAAGCACATCCCCACCGCATCCGCTCTGACCGGCTGGCGCAAGTCCAGCTACAGCGGGAACCAGAACGGCAGTTGCGTCGAGGTCGTGGACGGCTTCGAGGGCGGCATCCCCGTGCGGGACTCCAAGGACCCCGACGGGCCCGCCCTCCTCTTTCCCGCCCCCGCGTGGTCGGTGTTCCTCGCCGACGTGAAGGCAGGACGCTTCACCGTCTGACCGCTCGGGTCGTCGTCCGCGGGGCAGGGGGACTCGGGTGGTCAGCGGTGCTTGAACGCGTCGATGGCCGCCCGGACCGTCGCTCCCAGGGCGTCGCTTCCGGCGTGGCCTGAGTCCTCGATGATGTGGAGGCGTGCGGTCGGCCAGGCCTTCGCCAGCTTCCAGGCGGTCTGCACCGGGCTGCCCATGTCGTGCCGGCCGTGGATCAGCACCGCTGGGATTCCGGCCAGCTTGTGGGCGTCGCGCAGGAGTTGGTCCTCTTCCAGCCAGGCGCCGTTGCTGAAGAAGTGGGCGCAGATGCGTACGAAGGCGATCTGCGCGTCGGTCTCCTGGTCGCTGTACATGCCGGGGACGCCGTTGGGCTCGTTGGAGATGACCGCGTCCTCCCAGGCGAGCCAGTCGGTGGCCGCCTTCTCCCGGACCGCCCGGTCGGGGTTCTCCATCAGCCGCGCGTAGGCCGCCAGCAGGTCGCCGTCGCGCTCGTCCTCGGGGACGCCGTCGCGGAACCGGTCCCATGCCTCGGGGTGGAAGAGCCCGGCGCCCCGGTAGAGCCAGTCGATCTCGCTGCGGCGGGTGGTGGTCACCGCCGGGATGACCATCTCGCTGACACGGTGCGGGTGTTGCTGTGCGTAGGCCAGGGCGAGCGTCGAGCCCCAGGAGGCTCCGTTGATCAGCCACGTGTCGATGCCGAGGTGTTCCCGCAGCCGTTCCATGTCGTCGACCAGGTGCTGCGTGGTGTTCAGGCTCATGTCCGCGGCCGGGTCGCTCGCGTGCGGGGTGCTGCGGCCGCAGTTGCGCTGGTCGTAGCGGATGACGCGGTAGTACTCGACGTCCCAGGCCCTCGTCGGCCGCCGCATGGCGCCCGAACCCGGACCGCCGTGGACGACCAGAGCGGGCTTGCCTTCGGGGTTGCCGATCTGCTCGTAGTAGAGCTGGTTGCCGTCTCCGGTGTCGAGGAGTC
Encoded proteins:
- the pip gene encoding prolyl aminopeptidase, with protein sequence MVDLYPPASPYDCGLLDTGDGNQLYYEQIGNPEGKPALVVHGGPGSGAMRRPTRAWDVEYYRVIRYDQRNCGRSTPHASDPAADMSLNTTQHLVDDMERLREHLGIDTWLINGASWGSTLALAYAQQHPHRVSEMVIPAVTTTRRSEIDWLYRGAGLFHPEAWDRFRDGVPEDERDGDLLAAYARLMENPDRAVREKAATDWLAWEDAVISNEPNGVPGMYSDQETDAQIAFVRICAHFFSNGAWLEEDQLLRDAHKLAGIPAVLIHGRHDMGSPVQTAWKLAKAWPTARLHIIEDSGHAGSDALGATVRAAIDAFKHR
- a CDS encoding DUF397 domain-containing protein, coding for MTKHIPTASALTGWRKSSYSGNQNGSCVEVVDGFEGGIPVRDSKDPDGPALLFPAPAWSVFLADVKAGRFTV
- a CDS encoding lanthionine synthetase LanC family protein translates to MTSGVQEFIETTTRAIVDPDRLIHALGPARAATLNDGLCGTALTLAVLSDADPALAHAVGRHWDAAARLLKGSTPDGIYRGPGALAASLILGNPYLPAAHRRDTDVENAVGWLSARATGLASHQRDRLQRGDQGTPWAVYDAIKGLAGIGRLLLAADQTGHHDAAEPGINAALTTLSSMIVAPPLPYPGWWLPTHEHHLRTVTPIPASGAATTGLAHGIAGPLAFLAVAAIHGHTVHGQSEAITIAASWLLNWRNGEGSWAPHISGTALRRPNAKPSAKRARHGSWCYGNAGIGNALIHAGAAVEEPRFARSGYDALGAIARKPVGQWQTAGSGICHGTAGVLLVAQTHDHAGLAHQAHRATTALLVNPDRALPDAGPGLLTGRAGTALTLGKADHKGSESFFWTALLLLR
- a CDS encoding DUF397 domain-containing protein, which gives rise to MIKNVIPHASALTGWRKSSYSNSESGSCVEIVDGYKAGVPVRDSKDPNGPALLFPAPAWSAFLAEVKAGHFTV
- the fxlM gene encoding methyltransferase, FxLD system is translated as MLTTDSPDGVDARLNATLVAELRSSGWLRTDRVGAAFEAVRRGWFIPPEVSRGEAYGNEVVFTNRAGDGTPTSSVSAPWLVAGMLERLAPHDGEHILEIGSGGWNAALLRHLVGPSGRVTSIDIDPEVVARARRSLAGTPWQDVHVAQGDGRAGLPADAPYDAIVITVQASSIEPAWLDQLEPGGRLVVPLRVRGMGRLLTFAAEGDHWRGGGWEQCGFVRMRGEGTDQHQGVGFALGDGARLRVHDSVLPSDATITGAASQTRRELWSGVVVGATEHTRPVVDLWLATALDRYGRLHPSAAKPQDTERGLLPLSGGSSATWSGSTLAYVTMRAADSTGTRYEYGVAWHGPDPEPAERMVEHLRGWDREQRGGPGPSLMLYRVGHAPASPTGRVLVHQGVHQEPRLVLTWP
- a CDS encoding lantibiotic dehydratase; the protein is MRNLFAVRRVAMARVPLTPFLREPRSGLLDEGVFLASRSLDQAAPSPRTASARAAYALRAGTRTTPNGVWCAAGVAVLDGPEQTRVRSDGRYRVLTLPAPAWLLAVADCHVEVALPQLAVTANNLAVCRGGRWEAVHRSQDGDAVLGSVASTELSDWLLSECGTPVPARQLIDKIQARYPAADETKARTAIVHLVRTGLLLTDLLPEDLRADPLQHLVQRLGQERPEVAPLADLRSLLRRADQHPPGSEHRLGLLRQARGVADRLHTVDRPFTVDTAMDTELHLPATVGARAAEAASVLWRIGHRTGPLETWTRRFTELFGRHRLVPLLEAIDPVMGVGPPTPEDSVGARSGLDDARARYLTALYTEALAQGLPEIALTCRDVLYLEAAEGPEPPYTAEIHVRVICQPDGTLNLVVGPHAAQDAGSASARFRHLLPELIPTTSLSERDAPVMAEIACRPLTARTAALATPTEALPHRIPVGVPPRGGDLLPTDLAIASTGNRLILWSRQLDAPVRPVLLSRITRELIPPAAQLLYLLGHDGERPWHPFTWAPVLPHASYTPRVTYRGTVFLPQRWRLPDGLIAAAGRRTDWVKQLDDWLTRVQPSVPTLVLAEESDRHLLIDLTEPQHQEILRRTVSAGARTIAEALGYFPSDAPVESPHGRHLLELVVPLDRRHSEASIPVPDPRTAVRPRRSDETGATDGWISVALAVPVRHQNAVLQQLPIFHGARLGYWLRYRTPSLGHHVRVRVRAENPADLAPIREMLGEWAALLADQRLSDGLLYAEPYVRETQRYGGPDAIEAAEAVFSSDSDLACWALEFNERDRLILASGNIQAIAAVLAPGQALRAVSRASRLSLSERRLREEARTVAREHQATLPATKEQTHRAALTELADRLQPHIAPRVASDVIHMHCNRLLGLDSSAERIARSLALDLLYRE